From the Platichthys flesus chromosome 6, fPlaFle2.1, whole genome shotgun sequence genome, one window contains:
- the kif21a gene encoding kinesin-like protein KIF21A isoform X2, with the protein MATGQDDSTVRVALRIRPQLAREKIEGCHICTYVMPGEPQVILGKDKAFTYDYVFDMDSQQDAIYKACTEKLIDGCFEGYNATVFAYGQTGSGKTYTMGTGFDVNFVEEELGIIPRAVHHLYKGIEERRQAAQEQGRPVPEFKINAQFLELYNEEVLDLFDTVRDMKQKSHIKIHEDATGGIYTVGVTTRTVSSEAEMIQCLKLGALSRTTASTQMNVQSSRSHAIFTIHLCQVRVCASDNQENETDNKVSNGNSELDEYETLTAKFHFVDLAGSERLKRTGATGDRAKEGISINCGLLALGNVISALGDRGKRSAHVPYRDSKLTRLLQDSLGGNSQTVMIACSSPSDRDFMETLNTLKYANRARNIKNKVMVNQDKASQQISALRTEIARLQMELMEYKTGKRMVGEDGVESFSDMFHENSMLQTENGNLRVRVKAMQQTIDAQRGRLTQLLSDQANQALAKAGEGGTEEIGKMIQSYIKEIEELRAKLLESEAVNENLRKNLSRASSRQSFYGGSSPFSSPMMAPEKETSDIIELAKKDLEKLKRREKKKKKGVNKEEIPDNEQEKGTEKDMSERANEEAEIEVQEGSDHEEGEEEEDEEEEEMDVEESSDDSDSEADEKENFQADLANITCEIAIKQKLIDELENSQRRLHTLKQQYEQKLMMLQCKIKDTQLERDRVLQNMNSVESGTEDKSRKIKVEYEKKLSVMNKELQKLQSAQKEHARLLKNQSQYERQLKKLQMDVAEMKKTKVRLMKQMKEQQEKNRMNEHRRNREIATLKKDQRKQEHQLKLLEAQKRQQELILRRKTEEVTALRRQARPTSGKVIRKVNLQEPVQDSSHRPPSGRLYSSSITGPNGNRFSYRRTVGIYSTRVARNKWQSLERRVCDVIMQRLTISNMEADMNRLLKQREELTKRKEKVIRKRERLVREEPEAEKTLPPLNEEVDALTANIDYINDSIADCQANIMQMEEAKEECDTADVAAVIGSCTLIEARFLLDHFISMAINKGLQAAQKESQVKVMEGRLKQTEITSATQNQLLFHMLKEKAEFNPELDALLGNALQELGNIPAENGDDSSSDESAQSPSAEGTTLSSDLMKLCGETKTRNKARRRTTTQMELLYANSDSAPDAPTADFSSPMLPLTETPEGDMDTSGSSVRDYTALSPGFSSKMGSISGSRTSPGVEKRAPEPSPLSRRKTYDKANAAADRAKVKEIKQMDRCHHLCSSHIVHAVSFPGSESSKGVINPVPSTKSSRSATLQCVHVAEGHSKAVLCVDCTDDLLFTGSKDRTCKVWNLVTGQEIMSLAGHPNNVVSVRYSSSLVFTVSTSYIKVWDIRDSAKCIRTLTSSGQVNVGDICASNTSRTVTIPAGENQINQIALNPNGTVLYTAAGNSVRVWDLRRFASTGKLTGHLGPVMCLTVDQSGSNQDLVITGSKDHYIKLFDVTEGSLGSISPTHNFEPPHYDGIESLVVQGDILFSGSRDNGIKKWDLDRKDLLQQVPNAHRDWVCALGVVPGSPALLSGCRGGVLKLWHTDTLGTLGELKGHESPINGISTNSSHLFTASDDRTVKIWRASGGLDSTSEVVDNVDEVASN; encoded by the exons GATTCGTCCGCAGCTGGCCAGAGAGAAGATCGAGGGATGTCACATATGTACGTATGTGATGCCCGGGGAGCCTCAGGTGATCCTGGGGAAGGATAAGGCCTTCACCTACGACTATGTGTTCGACATGGACTCCCAGCAGGACGCCATCTACAAAGCATGCACAGAGAAGCTCATCGATGGCTGCTTCGAAGGCTACAATGCCACCGTCTTCGCATATGGACAG ACGGGTTCAGGGAAGACCTACACCATGGGGACGGGATTTGATGTCAACTTTGTTGAGGAGGAGCTGGGCATCATCCCCCGCGCCGTCCACCACCTATACAAAGGCATCGAGGAACGCCGCCAAGCTGCCCAGGAGCAGGGACGCCCTGTACCAGAGTTCAAGATCAACGCCCAGTTTCTCGAG CTTTATAATGAGGAAGTTCTGGACCTGTTTGACACAGTGCGAGACATGAAGCAGAAATCTCACATCAAGATTCACGAAGACGCCACCGGAGGAATCTACACCGTAGGAGTGACCACACGCACCGTGTCCTCCGAGGCTGAG ATGATCCAGTGTCTGAAGCTGGGTGCTCTGTCTCGCACCACAGCCAGCACTCAGATGAATGTCCAGAGCTCCCGTTCTCACGCCATCTTCACCATCCACCTGTGCCAAGTCCGCGTTTGTGCCTCTGACAAT CAAGAAAATGAGACTGATAACAAAGTCTCCAACGGAAACTCTGAGCTGGACGAGTACGAGACGCTGACGGCCAAGTTTCACTTTGTGGACCTGGCAGGTTCCGAGAGGCTGAAGAGAACTGGAGCAACCGGCGATCGAGCCAAAGAGGGCATCTCCATCAACTGTGGACTG CTCGCTCTGGGGAATGTAATCAGTGCTTTGGGCGACCGGGGCAAGCGGTCCGCACACGTGCCTTACAGGGACTCCAAACTCACCCGGCTCCTACAGGACTCGTTAGGAGGAAACAG CCAAACAGTGATGATCGCGTGCAGCAGCCCATCTGACCGAGACTTCATGGAGACGCTGAACACATTGAAATATGCCAACCGAGCCCGGAACATCAAGAACAAGGTCATGGTGAACCAGGACAAAGCCAGCCAGCAGATCAGCGCTCTGAGGACAGAAATAGCTCGACTGCAGATGGAGCTGATGGAGTACAAGACG gGTAAACGCATGGTGGGTGAGGATGGTGTGGAGAGCTTCAGCGATATGTTCCACGAGAATTCTATGCTGCAGACAGAGAACGGCAACCtgagggtgagggtgaaggCCATGCAGCAGACCATTGATGCTCAGAGGGGGCGGCTCACccagctgctcagtgaccaGGCCAACCAGGCCCTCGCCAAGGCGG GtgaaggaggaacagaggaaatTGGAAAGATGATTCAGAGTTACATCAAAGAGATTGAAGAACTAAG AGCCAAACTCCTGGAGAGTGAAGCCGTCAATGAGAATCTGAGGAAGAATCTGTCTCGTGCCTCCAGCCGTCAGTCGTTCTACGGCGGGTCCAGCCCTTTCTCCTCCCCGATGATGGCTCCTGAGAAGGAGACGTCTGACATCATCGAACTGGCCAAGAAAGACCTGGAGAAACTGAagagacgggagaaaaagaaaaagaaagg TGTCAACAAGGAGGAAATTCCTGACAACGAGCAAGAAAAGGGAACGGAGAAAGACATGTCAGAGCGAGCCAACGAGGAAGCAGAAATC GAGGTCCAGGAGGGCAGCGACcatgaagaaggagaggaggaagaggatgaggaagaggaggagatggatgtgGAGGAGAGCTCTGATGATTCTGACTCTGAGGCCGACGAAAAAG AGAACTTCCAAGCAGATCTGGCCAACATCACCTGTGAGATCGCCATCAAGCAGAAGCTGATCGACGAGCTGGAGAACAGCCAGCGGCGTCTTCACACGCTCAAGCAGCAGTACGAGCAAAAGCTGATGATGCTGCAGTGCAAGATCAAGGACACGCAGCTGGAGAGGGACCGTGTCCTCCAAAACATGA ATTCTGTAGAGAGCGGCACGGAAGACAAGTCTCGTAAAATTAAGGTTGAATATGAGAAGAAGCTGAGCGTTATGAATAAGGAACTCCAGAAGCTCCAGTCTGCTCAGAAAGAACACGCCCGCCTGCTGAAGAACCAATCACAGTACGAGAGGCAGCTGAAGAAGCTTCAGATGGATGTGGCGGAAATGAAGAAGACAAAG GTCCGTCTCATGAAGCagatgaaggagcagcaggagaaaaatAGGATGAATGAACATCGTAGAAACCGAGAAATTGCCACCTTGAAAAAAGACCAACGCAAGCAAGAG cATCAACTGAAGTTACTGGAGGCTCagaagaggcagcaggagcTCATTCTGAGGAGAAAGACTGAGGAG GTGACTGCTCTGAGGAGGCAGGCCAGGCCCACCTCTGGTAAGGTCATCAGGAAAGTCAATCTCCAAGAACCAGTCCAGGACTCCTCCCACAGACCCCCATCTGGACGCTTGTACTCCTCCAGCATCACTGGTCCCAATGGAAACCG TTTTTCCTACAGGCGTACAGTCGGTATTTACTCCACCAGAGTGGCTCGTAATAAATGGCAGTCCCTGGAGCGGCGagtctgtgatgtcatcatgcaAAGGTTGACCATCTCCAACATGGAGGCTGACATGAACCGCCTCCTAAAG CAAAGGGAGGAGCTGACCAAACGTAAGGAGAAGGTCatcaggaagagggagaggttGGTGAGGGAGGAGCCAGAGGCAGAGAAGACACTGCCCCCCCTCAATGAAGAAGTGGACGCCCTGACAGCCAACATCGACTACATCAATGACAGCATCGCAGACTGTCAGGCCAACATTATGCAGATGGAGGAAGCCAAG GAGGAATGTGACACAGCGGATGTcgctgctgtgattggctcttgtACCCTTATAGAGGCTCGTTTCCTTCTAGATCACTTCATCTCAATGGCCATAAATAAG GGTCTGCAGGCGGCTCAGAAGGAGTCCCAGGTGAAGGTGATGGAGGGCAGGCTGAAGCAGACGGAGATCACCAGCGCTACACAGAACCAGCTGCTCTTCCACATGCTGAAGGAGAAAGCAGAGTTCAACCCAGAGTTGGACGCCCTGCTGGGGAACGCCCTGCAAG AGCTAGGTAACATTCCAGCTG AAAATGGGGATGATAGCAGCAGTGATGAGTCTGCACAGAGCCCTTCAGCAGAGGGAAC TACTTTATCATCAGACCTCATGAAACTGTGTGGCGAGACCAAAACCAGGAACAAG GCTCGTAGGAGGACCACTACTCAGATGGAGTTACTGTACGCAAACTCCGACTCTGCCCCCGATGCACCCACTGCCGACTTCTCCAGTCCGATGCTACCGTTAACTGAGACACCAGAAGGGGACATGGACACGTCAGGCTCATCAGTCAGGGACTACACTGCTCTCTCCCCTGGCTTTTCCTCTAAAATGGGCAGCAT TTCTGGCTCCAGAACTTCGCCAGGGGTGGAAAAACGAGCTCCGGAGCCTTCGCCGCTCTCTCGCAGGAAGACCTATGACAAGGCGAATGCAGCAGCCGACAGGGCAAAGGTCAAGGAGATCAAACA GATGGATCGATGCCACCACCTGTGCTCCAGCCACATTGTCCATGCTGTTTCATTTCCTGGCTCCGAATCATCCaa GGGAGTCATTAACCCGGTGCCGTCCACTAAGAGTAGCCGGTCAGCCACGTTGCAGTGTGTCCATGTGGCGGAGGGACACAGTAAAGCTGTTCTCTGTGTCGACTGCACTGATGACCTTCTCTTCACTGGATCCAAAG ACCGGACATGTAAGGTGTGGAACCTGGTGACAGGTCAGGAGATAATGTCCCTGGCCGGTCACCCCAACAACGTGGTGTCGGTCCGGTACAGCTCCAGTTTGGTCTTCACCGTCTCAACTTCCTACATCAAAGTCTGGGACATCCGCGACTCGGCCAAGTGCATTCGTACGCTGAC GTCGTCTGGTCAGGTTAATGTTGGGGACATCTGCGCGTCTAACACCAGCAGAACTGTCACCATCCCAGCAGGAGAGAACCAGATCAACCAGATCGCCCTCAACCCCAACGGGACTGTTCTGTACACCGCTGCCGGAAACTCTGTCAGAGTCTGGGATCTGAGAAG ATTTGCTTCCACTGGGAAACTTACTGGTCACCTCGGCCCAGTGATGTGTCTGACTGTGGATCAGTCTGGAAGTAACCAAGACCTGGTGATCACCGGCTCCAAAGATCATTACATTAAG CTGTTCGATGTGACGGAGGGCTCTCTGGGGAGCATTAGCCCTACACACAACTTTGAACCACCACATTACGATGGAATCGAGTCACTGGTGGTGCAGGGGGACATTCTCTTCAGCGGCTCCAGAGACAATGGCATCAAGAAATGGGACCTGGACCGCAAAGACCTGCTGCAG CAAGTCCCCAATGCTCATCGGGATTGGGTCTGTGCACTGGGTGTCGTCCCCGGCTCCCCGGCCCTGCTCAGCGGCTGCAGAGGGGGGGTGCTCAAGCTgtggcacacagacacactaggGACCCTGGGGGAGCTCAAGGGTCACGAAAGTCCCATTAACGGCATCTCTACCAACAGCAGCCACCTGTTCACTGCCTCAGA TGACCGGACTGTGAAGATCTGGCGTGCAAGCGGTGGACTGGACAGCACCTCAGAGGTGGTTGACAATGTGGACGAGGTGGCAAGCAACTGA
- the kif21a gene encoding kinesin-like protein KIF21A isoform X1, with translation MATGQDDSTVRVALRIRPQLAREKIEGCHICTYVMPGEPQVILGKDKAFTYDYVFDMDSQQDAIYKACTEKLIDGCFEGYNATVFAYGQTGSGKTYTMGTGFDVNFVEEELGIIPRAVHHLYKGIEERRQAAQEQGRPVPEFKINAQFLELYNEEVLDLFDTVRDMKQKSHIKIHEDATGGIYTVGVTTRTVSSEAEMIQCLKLGALSRTTASTQMNVQSSRSHAIFTIHLCQVRVCASDNQENETDNKVSNGNSELDEYETLTAKFHFVDLAGSERLKRTGATGDRAKEGISINCGLLALGNVISALGDRGKRSAHVPYRDSKLTRLLQDSLGGNSQTVMIACSSPSDRDFMETLNTLKYANRARNIKNKVMVNQDKASQQISALRTEIARLQMELMEYKTGKRMVGEDGVESFSDMFHENSMLQTENGNLRVRVKAMQQTIDAQRGRLTQLLSDQANQALAKAGEGGTEEIGKMIQSYIKEIEELRAKLLESEAVNENLRKNLSRASSRQSFYGGSSPFSSPMMAPEKETSDIIELAKKDLEKLKRREKKKKKGLQLLLEEREREEREEVVEEVGDASVNKEEIPDNEQEKGTEKDMSERANEEAEIEVQEGSDHEEGEEEEDEEEEEMDVEESSDDSDSEADEKENFQADLANITCEIAIKQKLIDELENSQRRLHTLKQQYEQKLMMLQCKIKDTQLERDRVLQNMNSVESGTEDKSRKIKVEYEKKLSVMNKELQKLQSAQKEHARLLKNQSQYERQLKKLQMDVAEMKKTKVRLMKQMKEQQEKNRMNEHRRNREIATLKKDQRKQEHQLKLLEAQKRQQELILRRKTEEVTALRRQARPTSGKVIRKVNLQEPVQDSSHRPPSGRLYSSSITGPNGNRFSYRRTVGIYSTRVARNKWQSLERRVCDVIMQRLTISNMEADMNRLLKQREELTKRKEKVIRKRERLVREEPEAEKTLPPLNEEVDALTANIDYINDSIADCQANIMQMEEAKEECDTADVAAVIGSCTLIEARFLLDHFISMAINKGLQAAQKESQVKVMEGRLKQTEITSATQNQLLFHMLKEKAEFNPELDALLGNALQELGNIPAENGDDSSSDESAQSPSAEGTTLSSDLMKLCGETKTRNKARRRTTTQMELLYANSDSAPDAPTADFSSPMLPLTETPEGDMDTSGSSVRDYTALSPGFSSKMGSISGSRTSPGVEKRAPEPSPLSRRKTYDKANAAADRAKVKEIKQMDRCHHLCSSHIVHAVSFPGSESSKGVINPVPSTKSSRSATLQCVHVAEGHSKAVLCVDCTDDLLFTGSKDRTCKVWNLVTGQEIMSLAGHPNNVVSVRYSSSLVFTVSTSYIKVWDIRDSAKCIRTLTSSGQVNVGDICASNTSRTVTIPAGENQINQIALNPNGTVLYTAAGNSVRVWDLRRFASTGKLTGHLGPVMCLTVDQSGSNQDLVITGSKDHYIKLFDVTEGSLGSISPTHNFEPPHYDGIESLVVQGDILFSGSRDNGIKKWDLDRKDLLQQVPNAHRDWVCALGVVPGSPALLSGCRGGVLKLWHTDTLGTLGELKGHESPINGISTNSSHLFTASDDRTVKIWRASGGLDSTSEVVDNVDEVASN, from the exons GATTCGTCCGCAGCTGGCCAGAGAGAAGATCGAGGGATGTCACATATGTACGTATGTGATGCCCGGGGAGCCTCAGGTGATCCTGGGGAAGGATAAGGCCTTCACCTACGACTATGTGTTCGACATGGACTCCCAGCAGGACGCCATCTACAAAGCATGCACAGAGAAGCTCATCGATGGCTGCTTCGAAGGCTACAATGCCACCGTCTTCGCATATGGACAG ACGGGTTCAGGGAAGACCTACACCATGGGGACGGGATTTGATGTCAACTTTGTTGAGGAGGAGCTGGGCATCATCCCCCGCGCCGTCCACCACCTATACAAAGGCATCGAGGAACGCCGCCAAGCTGCCCAGGAGCAGGGACGCCCTGTACCAGAGTTCAAGATCAACGCCCAGTTTCTCGAG CTTTATAATGAGGAAGTTCTGGACCTGTTTGACACAGTGCGAGACATGAAGCAGAAATCTCACATCAAGATTCACGAAGACGCCACCGGAGGAATCTACACCGTAGGAGTGACCACACGCACCGTGTCCTCCGAGGCTGAG ATGATCCAGTGTCTGAAGCTGGGTGCTCTGTCTCGCACCACAGCCAGCACTCAGATGAATGTCCAGAGCTCCCGTTCTCACGCCATCTTCACCATCCACCTGTGCCAAGTCCGCGTTTGTGCCTCTGACAAT CAAGAAAATGAGACTGATAACAAAGTCTCCAACGGAAACTCTGAGCTGGACGAGTACGAGACGCTGACGGCCAAGTTTCACTTTGTGGACCTGGCAGGTTCCGAGAGGCTGAAGAGAACTGGAGCAACCGGCGATCGAGCCAAAGAGGGCATCTCCATCAACTGTGGACTG CTCGCTCTGGGGAATGTAATCAGTGCTTTGGGCGACCGGGGCAAGCGGTCCGCACACGTGCCTTACAGGGACTCCAAACTCACCCGGCTCCTACAGGACTCGTTAGGAGGAAACAG CCAAACAGTGATGATCGCGTGCAGCAGCCCATCTGACCGAGACTTCATGGAGACGCTGAACACATTGAAATATGCCAACCGAGCCCGGAACATCAAGAACAAGGTCATGGTGAACCAGGACAAAGCCAGCCAGCAGATCAGCGCTCTGAGGACAGAAATAGCTCGACTGCAGATGGAGCTGATGGAGTACAAGACG gGTAAACGCATGGTGGGTGAGGATGGTGTGGAGAGCTTCAGCGATATGTTCCACGAGAATTCTATGCTGCAGACAGAGAACGGCAACCtgagggtgagggtgaaggCCATGCAGCAGACCATTGATGCTCAGAGGGGGCGGCTCACccagctgctcagtgaccaGGCCAACCAGGCCCTCGCCAAGGCGG GtgaaggaggaacagaggaaatTGGAAAGATGATTCAGAGTTACATCAAAGAGATTGAAGAACTAAG AGCCAAACTCCTGGAGAGTGAAGCCGTCAATGAGAATCTGAGGAAGAATCTGTCTCGTGCCTCCAGCCGTCAGTCGTTCTACGGCGGGTCCAGCCCTTTCTCCTCCCCGATGATGGCTCCTGAGAAGGAGACGTCTGACATCATCGAACTGGCCAAGAAAGACCTGGAGAAACTGAagagacgggagaaaaagaaaaagaaagg ACTCCAGCTGCtgttggaggagagagagagggaggaaagggaggaagtgGTGGAAGAGGTTGGGGATGCCAG TGTCAACAAGGAGGAAATTCCTGACAACGAGCAAGAAAAGGGAACGGAGAAAGACATGTCAGAGCGAGCCAACGAGGAAGCAGAAATC GAGGTCCAGGAGGGCAGCGACcatgaagaaggagaggaggaagaggatgaggaagaggaggagatggatgtgGAGGAGAGCTCTGATGATTCTGACTCTGAGGCCGACGAAAAAG AGAACTTCCAAGCAGATCTGGCCAACATCACCTGTGAGATCGCCATCAAGCAGAAGCTGATCGACGAGCTGGAGAACAGCCAGCGGCGTCTTCACACGCTCAAGCAGCAGTACGAGCAAAAGCTGATGATGCTGCAGTGCAAGATCAAGGACACGCAGCTGGAGAGGGACCGTGTCCTCCAAAACATGA ATTCTGTAGAGAGCGGCACGGAAGACAAGTCTCGTAAAATTAAGGTTGAATATGAGAAGAAGCTGAGCGTTATGAATAAGGAACTCCAGAAGCTCCAGTCTGCTCAGAAAGAACACGCCCGCCTGCTGAAGAACCAATCACAGTACGAGAGGCAGCTGAAGAAGCTTCAGATGGATGTGGCGGAAATGAAGAAGACAAAG GTCCGTCTCATGAAGCagatgaaggagcagcaggagaaaaatAGGATGAATGAACATCGTAGAAACCGAGAAATTGCCACCTTGAAAAAAGACCAACGCAAGCAAGAG cATCAACTGAAGTTACTGGAGGCTCagaagaggcagcaggagcTCATTCTGAGGAGAAAGACTGAGGAG GTGACTGCTCTGAGGAGGCAGGCCAGGCCCACCTCTGGTAAGGTCATCAGGAAAGTCAATCTCCAAGAACCAGTCCAGGACTCCTCCCACAGACCCCCATCTGGACGCTTGTACTCCTCCAGCATCACTGGTCCCAATGGAAACCG TTTTTCCTACAGGCGTACAGTCGGTATTTACTCCACCAGAGTGGCTCGTAATAAATGGCAGTCCCTGGAGCGGCGagtctgtgatgtcatcatgcaAAGGTTGACCATCTCCAACATGGAGGCTGACATGAACCGCCTCCTAAAG CAAAGGGAGGAGCTGACCAAACGTAAGGAGAAGGTCatcaggaagagggagaggttGGTGAGGGAGGAGCCAGAGGCAGAGAAGACACTGCCCCCCCTCAATGAAGAAGTGGACGCCCTGACAGCCAACATCGACTACATCAATGACAGCATCGCAGACTGTCAGGCCAACATTATGCAGATGGAGGAAGCCAAG GAGGAATGTGACACAGCGGATGTcgctgctgtgattggctcttgtACCCTTATAGAGGCTCGTTTCCTTCTAGATCACTTCATCTCAATGGCCATAAATAAG GGTCTGCAGGCGGCTCAGAAGGAGTCCCAGGTGAAGGTGATGGAGGGCAGGCTGAAGCAGACGGAGATCACCAGCGCTACACAGAACCAGCTGCTCTTCCACATGCTGAAGGAGAAAGCAGAGTTCAACCCAGAGTTGGACGCCCTGCTGGGGAACGCCCTGCAAG AGCTAGGTAACATTCCAGCTG AAAATGGGGATGATAGCAGCAGTGATGAGTCTGCACAGAGCCCTTCAGCAGAGGGAAC TACTTTATCATCAGACCTCATGAAACTGTGTGGCGAGACCAAAACCAGGAACAAG GCTCGTAGGAGGACCACTACTCAGATGGAGTTACTGTACGCAAACTCCGACTCTGCCCCCGATGCACCCACTGCCGACTTCTCCAGTCCGATGCTACCGTTAACTGAGACACCAGAAGGGGACATGGACACGTCAGGCTCATCAGTCAGGGACTACACTGCTCTCTCCCCTGGCTTTTCCTCTAAAATGGGCAGCAT TTCTGGCTCCAGAACTTCGCCAGGGGTGGAAAAACGAGCTCCGGAGCCTTCGCCGCTCTCTCGCAGGAAGACCTATGACAAGGCGAATGCAGCAGCCGACAGGGCAAAGGTCAAGGAGATCAAACA GATGGATCGATGCCACCACCTGTGCTCCAGCCACATTGTCCATGCTGTTTCATTTCCTGGCTCCGAATCATCCaa GGGAGTCATTAACCCGGTGCCGTCCACTAAGAGTAGCCGGTCAGCCACGTTGCAGTGTGTCCATGTGGCGGAGGGACACAGTAAAGCTGTTCTCTGTGTCGACTGCACTGATGACCTTCTCTTCACTGGATCCAAAG ACCGGACATGTAAGGTGTGGAACCTGGTGACAGGTCAGGAGATAATGTCCCTGGCCGGTCACCCCAACAACGTGGTGTCGGTCCGGTACAGCTCCAGTTTGGTCTTCACCGTCTCAACTTCCTACATCAAAGTCTGGGACATCCGCGACTCGGCCAAGTGCATTCGTACGCTGAC GTCGTCTGGTCAGGTTAATGTTGGGGACATCTGCGCGTCTAACACCAGCAGAACTGTCACCATCCCAGCAGGAGAGAACCAGATCAACCAGATCGCCCTCAACCCCAACGGGACTGTTCTGTACACCGCTGCCGGAAACTCTGTCAGAGTCTGGGATCTGAGAAG ATTTGCTTCCACTGGGAAACTTACTGGTCACCTCGGCCCAGTGATGTGTCTGACTGTGGATCAGTCTGGAAGTAACCAAGACCTGGTGATCACCGGCTCCAAAGATCATTACATTAAG CTGTTCGATGTGACGGAGGGCTCTCTGGGGAGCATTAGCCCTACACACAACTTTGAACCACCACATTACGATGGAATCGAGTCACTGGTGGTGCAGGGGGACATTCTCTTCAGCGGCTCCAGAGACAATGGCATCAAGAAATGGGACCTGGACCGCAAAGACCTGCTGCAG CAAGTCCCCAATGCTCATCGGGATTGGGTCTGTGCACTGGGTGTCGTCCCCGGCTCCCCGGCCCTGCTCAGCGGCTGCAGAGGGGGGGTGCTCAAGCTgtggcacacagacacactaggGACCCTGGGGGAGCTCAAGGGTCACGAAAGTCCCATTAACGGCATCTCTACCAACAGCAGCCACCTGTTCACTGCCTCAGA TGACCGGACTGTGAAGATCTGGCGTGCAAGCGGTGGACTGGACAGCACCTCAGAGGTGGTTGACAATGTGGACGAGGTGGCAAGCAACTGA